TGGCAGGCCGCCACAACAGGAGTCTAAACGTATTTTGATACAAAACGGAAAGAacattaagaagaaatagtaTGCCTCAGGCTGCAGGAGCTGTGCGGTGTGTTGACGAGCTGCTGAACGCTCGGCTTCGGACAGTGTTCGTCTGTCCATGGACATTCGTCGATTTTGACGAGGCGGTTCACCTCGCTCATCGAAAGATTTCGCCTTAAAAGATGTTTTTTAGCAGTAGGAGTGCAGTTTGTACTCAAAGTAGAAGTACATCTCAATGCTCTGCTCATAAAGGACGACTGAATTAGCATAGTGCTCAGCATGAACACTATAATGCAAGGAAAAATTAATGGAAGAAGATCTCTGAAGATCTTACCTGTCTGTGAAACTGTCGTACTCCGAGGTGTCCAGGTGGCTCGTTAATGACGGGAATATAAGGACGATCTTGAGGATACACTtcgttcttcaaaaaaaaaaaaagaaaatcataacAACGAAGTAGAAATATTCCTTTCATTGTATCCGCGTCAGGTAATTCCTATTATTCTTCCAACTACAAACGTTGCTGCATCATCTTATTCTACTCATATATTAAATAAGCAGTAATTTTCCAAGTTTCTCTCCCCATCAAGGATCTGTCCGAGTTAAATTATTGGTTACTTTCTTGTATATGGAAACAGCAATTCTAACTACATAAAGAATTTTAacaatgaaaatgatgaagaaaaaaaaggagcaatcATAATCAATAAAGAATTGAAAGGGATGAAACTGTacagaaatttgaatttttgaatttttaatgcTGAGAACATTTACATTTTCTCGTCTAGCAATCTAtggctttttcttttcgattctTTTGATTCACTGGTCATCGTTAAACTTAATGCACAGGTTTTCTGATCAGATATTATGTTCAGGATAAATTTGTACTCTTCGCTTAATAGTTATTGAAATATTACATTGCGTGACAAAACTCAACTTCATTAGTCAACTCTGTCACACTAGCGacgttgagagaaaaaaaaaaaacgcgttaaaaattgtaacattttctttggaagaagGCAAAGAGTTATAATCTCCTATATTCATCCATTTTGAGAATAGAAATGGtgtttaaaagcatcatcctacgaatctggtgtggtgcgagtttcaggtgggttatacttatacggggtcgtattATAGATTTTGGGgagtagggtgattccgtccattttttcctaaatgccgtaaaaaacggcttcgAGGGCGCCATTTTCTAGAATGAGTTCTACTGGAGCGCGCAAGCCTtgtgcacgagccgcatcttccaggccctTTTtcaccgcaattaggaagaaatgaacagagtcgccctcctctccataatctaccccgtataggcataaccttacaacggtttaccgcctcatagtggcgtggaggtaacactgggcgtcgaactacGATGCACaacggaggttcgtcctccggcagggtctcccaagctgagaaggagttcgacgcattcgacattccgacttctcggaatcggaagtcTAGCTGAGAGTAAACCACATCTAATTTCACCACTGTCTCAGCAAAATCTCGCAAGGCGGctcctgatccatataggttgggcgacgacctgtggtgaaaggtaagctcgccgtggcatggctgcttagtttggagaaaagtctctttgccactccagcatattcactgcctcagcaccctgcacactgggccttgccgtctcagacgtcggacggtgtggcgaccggtgagaggcgatcaaatctcaggttgctcaggacgtcattgattctggaccaaggagacacacgcacgactcgccatggagactgtctcagactctGTACTTAcatacttacaacgcgagaacagtgtctccagacgctgacctgcatgcccttctcggagctgcagagcgtatcaaatttcacgtgactgctctgcaggagaccaagtgcagaaagagcgacgtacgacagatggatgacggtacactcgtcattcgtggagagaaggttccgtcgcgaaatgtaggcgatgttggttttgttgtgcatccatctgtcgtccatctcgtcgattctcacaagatcctgtcacctcgtctggccattcttcgcctcggccctctgcgccaaaaatccatcagtatcatcaactgctactcagcaacatcagcagctgatgaatccgaattggacgcgtttcacgaggagctggaggaagtagtccgcgacgagaagtccttccacaaattcgttgtcggagacttcaacgcaaaactaggaaaggccacagaagaggaatacaggattagaagatttggactaggggaccggaatgaaaatggcaatcgtctcgccgggctgttgtccgccgctcgcctctttcatgggaattctcttttcataaagaaaaaatcatcgtcggtggacatgggaatcgcccaatggcgagattcgtgcggagatcgaccacatactcaccaaccggaggtggtgcctacttgacgtctcagtagtaccatcgttttgtagtggttctgatcaccgtctccttcgtgaaAATATGACTTAAcaacacgatggaaaagaacatctgctatcggcaacgaaggagaaaagaagtcgtctacgacgactgcgtactccttgtcccaaggtgactggcacatcgaggaggacccaaacgtggactacgagatgctgctcagaggattacgagcttgtgctgaacgtgcctcgaagccgcgtaCGACagacttggatcgaatttcgaagaccaccaagaaattgttggaaagaagaagggccttgaggcttgatccgaatgtgtcgcacattgagcggttaatagcaaacactagctgcagaaaagcgttgcaggggaatctttcgaaatacaggcagaaaaagattctggaagcagcacaaagaagaacgagtctgaagaagtgccgcagggatctccgcgaatataatatttcgctagcaaccttgctgagcgaagacgggactcgcacgtcttctcgtcgtgagatggaaatcattacggagaggttctactcgaaccttttccgttcatcaactcctgtgtcaagcccaatcatccccactggcgatgCTCCACCatggattctcccttcggaagtacgagtcgctatcaagagcatgaaacctggcacagcccccggatccgattttatatcagcagactttcttcgggctggtggccatccgcttcatgtaatcttagcagcgcatatgacatcctaccttcagaaagaaagaatccaAACCAGTGGAAGACGTcacgaaccgttcttatccatgagaaaggtgaccgagaggaccttcgaaacacccgtccgatatgcttgctgagcgtgttatacaatgtattcaccaagatcatcctcacgcgcatgtCTAGGAGGCTGGATGAAACCCAGCCTCAAGAagaagctggattccgccaggggttcagctgcttggaccacatccagaccgtgtcgagggtcacaGAGGTTTGcagggaataccgcctgcctcttgttctaaccttcgtcgactatgagaaagcctttgacagcgtagaaacgaatgcaatactgtcagcgctggtcgatcaaggtgtggatgtgtcgtatgtgaggacattagccaattgctacgatcgatgcacgactaggatacagcttttccaccgccttctcaccattggaaagggggtacgacaaggcgatactatatcgccgaagctgttctgcactgcaatggataatgaaatcactatcctgggaagaaaggagcatacgtgttgatggaagatttctttcgaaccttcgtttcgcggacgatatcgttctcttttcgagcagtaccaatgaagcagaaacgatgttcaacgaattgaacgaagcagggaagagaacaggactacgaataaacagaaagaggacacagttcatgaagaacggccactgcgaggacggaggagtacaacttgaaggctcccaaatcgtggaaactccgtcatacgtatacctcggacgttctatgaacatggaaaacgacttgaaggaagaactgaatagaagaatgagagcagcataggcagcattcgcagccgtcagggaatctacggaccaactgacggaccaagatcttcgtgcccatctgttcgacgtcttcgcgacccatcggaatatatatcgaaagcaaatcaTAGATGAGAAGaacacattatgagaagaatcggcGATAGATGgcctaaaagaacgctagagtgcttcccaagggacgctaaacgcccccgagagagaccgccaacgagatggggtgacgtgttcgctgcacggatggaccagctgagagctcagctggatacagctcaaggacctcatcaacgtcactcacgaagcttgaaaacatcttggatgacaatggcgagggaacgaaacgagtggaagagatgctggggcccgcacgtccagtgaagacgggccatctaagtatctaagttagtaagtataggcataacctaccggaaacccgtaccaccccagattcgtggggtggtgcctttaaaaattaaattagcgATTAGTATTAACCTATATGAAAGCCAGCAGCTTTTTCAAATGATATCGATTCGTGAGAAATTTTAGAGAAGTTCCAAAAATTATTAGTACAAAGCTGTGCACTATTCATCAATATTAAGCAAGAACGTGGAAAATACCACCTCTTATGCATACATGTTTCAGCGTAAATGATCTTGATTCAATAAAAGCAGTTTGATTTTGTCCGCATTGTCACACAGAATAATACTATaagaccaagaaaaaaagcagaatacACATAATATTCCAAATATATGCGACCCACGAAGCTAGTTTAGTCGCAGACAAATAAAATCTCTATTTGAtgctataaaaataaaacaacagttTATGACGAATACGTGGGAGAAACACCTAGACtactatgtattcgaatcaaagaacacctggactGCAGAAAGAAATCACGTGACCACCACTGCATTTGGTGGTCATAGGGTGCTTACGGGTAGGATAGAGGGTAGAGGACCGGACAAATCACGTAAGATTCCACGCTTCCAGAACcagaagaaggcgatattaccgaaaggttaaaggcagcatatcacggatctgaggtggtacggatttcaggtggagtattcgtatatgggatagtagattatggagaggaggtgattccgtccatttcttcctaattgccgtagaaaaaacGGGCCAAacgatgtggcgcgtgcacaaagctgccgcgctccaatcgaactcgttgtagaaaatagcgcgccggatcgctcgaagccgtatcgtccgggccgtttttttttacggcaattaggaagagatggacggagtcacccttctctccatagtctacgatccggtatacgaatactccacctgaaatacataccacgtcagattcgtgaggagATGCCTTTCCAGCCTAatgaaagaaagcaaataCTGAAATATCACCATGCTGAAGTTTATTGAAAGTCGTACATTGTGAAATATCATTTTTCCATGGGAAATGAAACAGATCAACAAGtcaaaggcagtataccacgaatctgacgtggcgAAGAAATTCGCAGGAAAATGTGGAGTTAGGGTTGTAGAATTGCTCAATCAGTGGTGGTGGTTCCCccatctctccttaatcgtcgtaagaaaaagCATTGAAGACGACGTTTttaaggcatcatcccacgaatctagagTGGTACGGCTTGAtgcgtgattccgtccatt
This is a stretch of genomic DNA from Necator americanus strain Aroian chromosome II, whole genome shotgun sequence. It encodes these proteins:
- a CDS encoding hypothetical protein (NECATOR_CHRII.G5174.T1) codes for the protein MKSLSWEERSIRVDGRFLSNLRFADDIVLFSSSTNEAETMFNELNEAGKRTGLRINRKRTQFMKNGHCEDGGVQLEGSQIVETPSYVYLGRSMNMENDLKEELNRRMRAA
- a CDS encoding hypothetical protein (NECATOR_CHRII.G5173.T1), which translates into the protein MSRRLDETQPQEEAGFRQGFSCLDHIQTVSRVTEVCREYRLPLVLTFVDYEKAFDSVETNAILSALVDQGVDVSYVRTLANCYDRCTTRIQLFHRLLTIGKGVRQGDTISPKLFCTAMDNEITILGRKEHTC
- a CDS encoding hypothetical protein (NECATOR_CHRII.G5174.T2), translating into MFNELNEAGKRTGLRINRKRTQFMKNGHCEDGGVQLEGSQIVETPSYVYLGRSMNMENDLKEELNRRMRAA
- a CDS encoding hypothetical protein (NECATOR_CHRII.G5171.T1), with protein sequence MDDGTLVIRGEKVPSRNVGDVGFVVHPSVVHLVDSHKILSPRLAILRLGPLRQKSISIINCYSATSAADESELDAFHEELEEVVRDEKSFHKFVVGDFNAKLGKATEEEYRIRRFGLGDRNENGNRLAGLLSAARLFHGNSLFIKKKSSSVDMGIAQWRDSCGDRPHTHQPEVVPT
- a CDS encoding hypothetical protein (NECATOR_CHRII.G5172.T1), encoding MLLRGLRACAERASKPRTTDLDRISKTTKKLLERRRALRLDPNVSHIERLIANTSCRKALQGNLSKYRQKKILEAAQRRTSLKKCRRDLREYNISLATLLSEDGTRTSSRREMEIITERFYSNLFRSSTPVSSPIIPTGDAPPWILPSEVRVAIKSMKPGTAPGSDFISADFLRAGGHPLHVILAAHMTSYLQKERIQTSGRRHEPFLSMRKVTERTFETPVRYAC